The following are encoded together in the Myxococcales bacterium genome:
- a CDS encoding sulfite exporter TauE/SafE family protein yields MTALPPSSLAVASVVLALTSVVQGSVGFGVALLAAPFLVWLEPRLVPGPLILSSTLLTVLVAYRDRGAMDLKGVGLALVGRVPGTLVGAWLLTRVAGADLGVLFGALIVLGCATMAFGPPVRPTQTALLVAGFVSGVMGTSSSIGGPPMALLYQHEAGTRMRSTLAVYFTLGAILSLVILALVGRFGSWELEASALLAPGVFLGFLLSSRTARWLDRGRLRQAVLLTAGLAGAALIAARFIG; encoded by the coding sequence GTGACTGCACTCCCGCCTTCTTCTCTGGCCGTTGCCAGCGTGGTCCTCGCCCTCACCTCAGTCGTCCAAGGTTCGGTCGGTTTCGGTGTGGCGCTCCTGGCCGCGCCGTTTCTGGTTTGGCTCGAACCGCGACTGGTGCCCGGGCCACTGATCCTGTCCTCCACGTTGCTCACGGTGCTCGTCGCCTATCGCGACCGCGGCGCCATGGACCTGAAAGGGGTCGGACTCGCGCTCGTCGGACGTGTTCCGGGCACCCTCGTGGGTGCGTGGCTGCTCACCCGAGTTGCGGGCGCCGATCTCGGGGTGCTGTTCGGCGCGCTGATCGTGCTCGGCTGCGCCACGATGGCGTTTGGACCGCCGGTCCGGCCGACCCAAACGGCCTTGCTCGTGGCAGGCTTCGTCAGTGGGGTGATGGGTACCAGCTCCAGCATCGGAGGCCCGCCGATGGCGCTTCTTTACCAACACGAAGCCGGCACGCGCATGCGCAGCACCCTCGCCGTCTATTTTACGCTCGGGGCCATCCTTTCGCTGGTGATCCTGGCGCTCGTTGGTCGCTTCGGGAGCTGGGAGCTCGAAGCTTCGGCATTGCTCGCGCCGGGGGTGTTTTTGGGATTTCTGCTGTCCAGCCGCACCGCCCGCTGGCTCGATCGAGGACGCTTGCGCCAGGCCGTCCTGCTGACGGCAGGGCTCGCGGGCGCGGCGTTGATCGCGGCGCGTTTCATCGGTTGA